The following proteins are co-located in the Pseudomonas sp. DY-1 genome:
- a CDS encoding patatin-like phospholipase family protein, with product MSKRVALVLGSGGARGYAHIGVIEEIEARGYEIACIAGCSMGAVVGGIYAAGKLHHYRDWTESLDYLDVLRLLDVSFRLGAIRGEKVFGRIREIVGEINIEDLSIPYTAVATDLTNQQEIWFQEGCLHQAMRASAAIPSLFTPVVQGSRMLVDGGLLNPLPIVPVVSSHCDLIIAVNLNATTQREYQLPVIERPPAIKGRIDLLMESVSSRLSFFKRTGPEAHGVLDPESLPGGNPWLESAAPQMQQPAAAPEAEGAPRSASGSHVIASVGPASLLDLVNQSFEVMQTSLAQYKIAGYPPDILINVPKRVCRFFEFYKAPELIQLGRQIARETLERYEQGN from the coding sequence ATGAGCAAGCGCGTGGCATTGGTGCTGGGTTCGGGGGGTGCGCGCGGCTATGCGCACATCGGCGTGATCGAGGAGATAGAGGCACGCGGCTACGAGATCGCCTGCATCGCCGGTTGCTCCATGGGCGCCGTGGTGGGTGGCATATATGCCGCCGGCAAGTTGCATCACTATCGTGACTGGACCGAAAGCCTCGATTACCTGGACGTGCTGCGTCTGCTCGATGTGAGTTTCCGTCTGGGCGCCATTCGCGGCGAAAAGGTCTTCGGCCGTATTCGCGAGATCGTCGGCGAGATCAACATCGAAGACCTGTCGATTCCCTACACGGCAGTCGCCACCGACCTCACCAACCAGCAGGAAATCTGGTTCCAGGAAGGCTGCCTTCACCAGGCCATGCGTGCCTCGGCGGCCATTCCCAGCCTGTTCACCCCGGTAGTCCAGGGTAGTCGCATGCTGGTGGACGGCGGGCTGCTCAATCCCCTGCCGATCGTTCCGGTGGTGTCCAGTCACTGCGACCTGATCATCGCCGTCAACCTCAACGCCACCACCCAGCGCGAGTACCAACTGCCGGTAATCGAGCGCCCCCCGGCGATCAAGGGCCGCATCGACCTGCTGATGGAATCCGTCAGCTCACGCCTGTCCTTCTTCAAGCGCACCGGTCCTGAGGCACACGGCGTGCTCGACCCGGAGAGCCTGCCCGGCGGTAATCCCTGGCTGGAGAGCGCCGCACCGCAAATGCAGCAGCCAGCGGCCGCACCGGAGGCCGAAGGCGCCCCCAGATCCGCCAGCGGCTCACATGTGATCGCCAGCGTCGGCCCCGCCTCCCTGCTGGACCTGGTGAACCAGAGCTTCGAGGTGATGCAGACGTCGCTCGCGCAATACAAGATCGCCGGCTACCCGCCGGACATCCTGATCAACGTGCCCAAGCGGGTGTGCCGTTTCTTCGAGTTCTACAAGGCGCCGGAGCTGATCCAGCTAGGCAGGCAGATCGCCCGAGAAACACTGGAACGGTACGAGCAGGGGAATTGA